In one window of Nocardia brasiliensis DNA:
- a CDS encoding DUF2207 family protein, whose amino-acid sequence MLTFRGAAVGALLLASAGLFATAPAAHPQPAPAGVAITADLKLNREGVLEVVEQVEVPQDGSFQMSLPLRLQVGDDVERRFKVTDVDTKGAGTATVANDQFTLEAKPGTSTFTYSVHNLVSDAPGSQVFNWIGVVRSDIASISATLISPSFEMGIVDCKLGPPGSTRACADVKTEVDGVLYLEQTDLRKGDAIDLTLQLPPGTVPSNADVRDDSAAGPFALTAPVLVAFGVLLLVLIGLAVFVLRARRQDAAAGTGAQTLDPLLREGERVQFVSPDGVLPGEAGLLLDEHVDPVDIAATVVDLAVRRYLRVAPLSETDWRISRVNTPDDQLREYEKAVYLALLPEGADAVTMTELRAPGRVQSAPVRTALLDDAVARGTFADRRRLGLAGWLGGALIVTGIAATIGLAITAGHALVGVAIALAGVATVLLPKYLPVRTAHGLALSGQIRALQRGLEATRREQVPPIDQETVFSRALPFMVIGSRADNWIRAFRDLNPSADSQPGLYWFGGFERDRNLQRFAGHFPFFITALEGLFAPER is encoded by the coding sequence ATGCTGACTTTTCGGGGGGCCGCCGTAGGCGCGCTGCTACTCGCGTCCGCGGGATTGTTCGCGACGGCTCCGGCAGCTCACCCGCAGCCCGCGCCGGCCGGTGTGGCCATCACCGCCGACCTGAAGCTCAACCGCGAGGGCGTGCTCGAGGTGGTCGAGCAGGTCGAGGTGCCGCAGGACGGGTCGTTCCAGATGTCGCTGCCACTGCGGCTGCAGGTCGGCGACGACGTCGAGCGCCGCTTCAAGGTCACCGACGTCGACACCAAGGGCGCGGGCACCGCGACGGTCGCCAACGACCAGTTCACCCTCGAGGCCAAGCCCGGCACGTCGACCTTCACCTACTCGGTGCACAACCTGGTCAGCGACGCGCCGGGCAGCCAGGTGTTCAACTGGATCGGTGTGGTCCGCAGCGACATCGCCTCGATCAGCGCCACGTTGATCAGTCCCAGCTTCGAGATGGGCATCGTGGACTGCAAACTCGGCCCGCCCGGCAGCACCAGGGCCTGCGCCGACGTGAAGACCGAGGTCGACGGCGTGCTCTATCTGGAGCAGACCGACCTGCGCAAGGGCGACGCGATCGACCTGACCCTGCAGTTGCCGCCCGGCACGGTGCCGAGCAATGCCGACGTGCGCGACGACAGCGCCGCGGGCCCGTTCGCGCTCACCGCGCCGGTGCTCGTCGCGTTCGGCGTGTTGTTGCTCGTGCTGATCGGTCTGGCCGTCTTCGTGTTGCGGGCGCGGCGCCAGGACGCCGCGGCGGGCACGGGTGCGCAGACCCTCGATCCGCTGCTGCGCGAGGGCGAGCGGGTGCAGTTCGTCTCGCCCGACGGCGTATTGCCCGGCGAGGCCGGGCTGCTGCTCGACGAGCATGTCGACCCGGTCGATATCGCCGCGACGGTGGTCGATCTCGCGGTGCGCCGCTACCTCCGGGTGGCTCCGCTCAGCGAAACCGACTGGCGGATCTCCCGGGTCAATACCCCCGATGACCAGCTGCGCGAGTACGAGAAGGCGGTCTATCTCGCGCTGCTGCCCGAGGGCGCCGACGCGGTCACGATGACCGAGCTGCGCGCACCCGGCCGGGTGCAGTCGGCGCCGGTGCGCACCGCACTGCTCGACGACGCGGTCGCCCGCGGCACCTTCGCCGACCGGCGGCGCCTCGGCCTGGCCGGTTGGCTCGGTGGCGCGCTGATCGTCACGGGTATCGCCGCCACCATCGGGCTCGCGATCACCGCCGGGCACGCGCTGGTCGGCGTGGCGATCGCGCTCGCCGGGGTCGCGACGGTGCTGCTGCCGAAGTACCTGCCGGTGCGCACGGCGCACGGTCTGGCACTGTCGGGCCAGATCCGCGCGCTGCAGCGCGGGCTGGAAGCGACTCGGCGCGAACAGGTTCCGCCGATCGATCAGGAGACGGTGTTCTCCCGCGCGCTGCCGTTCATGGTGATCGGCAGCCGCGCCGACAACTGGATCCGCGCCTTCCGCGACCTGAATCCGTCCGCGGACTCCCAGCCGGGGCTCTACTGGTTCGGCGGCTTCGAACGTGACCGCAATCTGCAACGGTTCGCCGGCCACTTCCCGTTCTTCATCACCGCGCTGGAAGGGCTGTTCGCGCCGGAACGCTGA
- a CDS encoding ROK family transcriptional regulator, whose product MSLPTLERSTARVTNGRVRIQRPVVAPELRLGDNPAAAVLRAATGGPVSRDNAARTTGLSIATVNRQVSALLAAGLLRERPDLTASGAVGRPRVPFEIDHEAYLTLGVHIGAAVTKIVAADLRGRILGGLAIATPQTGQEFATTTVARSAKAFLQRWHRRKPLWAGVAIGGRVDPVTGVVDHPKLEWQGAQIGAVLGEVLELPVSVAPHVEAMAASELLLPTIESRDAGSGRAAGPERGSSLYFYVRETAGVAVTLDGRVHTPSNGPGSIAHLPTGSDVECTCGRRGCLEVTVGDRALHSRAVGRGIIPAHNGTAGSTIADLYRAAEAGSEPARELLAERATILGNTVAMVRDMLNPDRVILGGQAFTGYRPAVAHVARAFNQGSSLPPTDIRISGFGGKVQEFAAVVTSLSVLYADPLAAIRRTTLAD is encoded by the coding sequence ATGTCCCTCCCTACCCTCGAACGCTCGACCGCCAGGGTCACCAACGGTCGTGTTCGAATCCAGCGCCCCGTCGTCGCGCCCGAACTGCGCCTCGGTGACAACCCGGCGGCCGCGGTACTCCGGGCCGCGACCGGCGGTCCCGTTTCCCGCGACAATGCCGCGCGCACAACAGGTTTGAGCATCGCGACGGTCAACCGTCAGGTGTCCGCGCTGCTCGCCGCCGGCCTGCTGCGCGAACGGCCCGATCTGACCGCCTCCGGCGCGGTCGGCCGGCCCCGGGTGCCCTTCGAGATCGATCACGAGGCGTATCTCACCCTCGGCGTGCACATCGGCGCCGCGGTGACCAAGATCGTGGCGGCCGATCTGCGCGGCCGCATCCTCGGCGGGCTCGCCATCGCCACCCCGCAGACCGGTCAGGAATTCGCCACCACCACGGTGGCCCGCAGCGCCAAGGCCTTCCTGCAGCGGTGGCATCGCCGCAAGCCGCTGTGGGCGGGCGTCGCCATCGGCGGCCGGGTCGACCCGGTCACCGGTGTGGTCGACCACCCTAAGCTGGAATGGCAGGGCGCGCAGATCGGTGCCGTGCTCGGCGAGGTGCTCGAACTGCCGGTGTCGGTGGCGCCGCACGTCGAGGCGATGGCGGCCTCGGAGTTGTTGCTGCCCACCATCGAATCGCGCGACGCGGGGTCCGGTCGTGCCGCGGGCCCCGAGCGCGGCAGCAGCCTCTACTTCTATGTCCGGGAAACCGCCGGTGTCGCAGTGACTTTGGATGGTCGCGTACACACCCCGAGCAACGGTCCCGGCTCGATCGCGCACTTGCCGACCGGCTCCGATGTCGAATGCACCTGCGGCAGGCGCGGCTGCCTCGAGGTCACCGTCGGCGATCGCGCGCTGCACTCACGGGCCGTCGGGCGCGGAATCATCCCCGCGCACAACGGAACCGCGGGCTCGACCATCGCCGACCTGTACCGGGCCGCCGAGGCAGGTTCCGAGCCCGCGCGCGAGCTGCTCGCCGAGCGCGCCACCATCCTTGGCAACACCGTGGCCATGGTGCGCGACATGCTCAACCCGGACCGGGTGATTCTCGGTGGTCAGGCCTTCACCGGTTACCGGCCCGCCGTCGCGCACGTGGCCCGCGCCTTCAACCAGGGCTCCAGCCTGCCGCCGACCGACATCCGGATCAGCGGATTCGGCGGCAAGGTGCAGGAATTCGCCGCCGTGGTCACCTCGCTGAGCGTGCTCTACGCGGATCCGCTGGCGGCGATCCGGCGAACCACGCTCGCCGACTGA
- a CDS encoding TetR/AcrR family transcriptional regulator: protein MIGAGRSRSARGTGAQLRTEILDAATELLSRTGHADAVSIRAIGQRVGVSAPSIYRHFADKDELIEAVVVRVFENLDAAIVAATDPTDPPLIRMQQQGLAYVRFAREHPEQYRLATLPTESSSAIDQVMTSGAFQHFSQTVQDCMDAGVFAPGDTLPVVLDLWAAAHGIASLLIAKPFIPWGDTEAVANRVLRAACVGHVVVDLIGDDPAPADLMAWVAGQRDAG from the coding sequence ATGATCGGTGCAGGCCGATCCCGTTCGGCTCGCGGTACCGGCGCCCAGCTGCGCACCGAGATCCTGGACGCTGCAACGGAATTGCTGAGCCGCACCGGCCACGCGGACGCGGTATCGATCCGGGCCATCGGCCAGCGGGTCGGGGTCAGCGCGCCATCGATCTACCGGCACTTCGCCGACAAGGACGAGCTCATCGAGGCCGTCGTCGTGCGGGTCTTCGAGAATCTGGACGCCGCGATCGTGGCCGCTACCGATCCCACCGACCCACCGCTCATCCGAATGCAGCAGCAGGGACTGGCCTACGTCCGCTTCGCCCGCGAACATCCCGAGCAGTACCGGCTGGCAACCCTGCCCACCGAGTCGAGCAGCGCGATCGATCAGGTGATGACCAGCGGTGCGTTCCAACACTTTTCGCAGACCGTGCAGGACTGCATGGACGCGGGCGTGTTCGCGCCCGGCGACACCCTGCCGGTGGTGCTCGACCTGTGGGCGGCCGCACACGGCATCGCCTCGCTGCTGATCGCCAAACCGTTCATCCCGTGGGGCGATACCGAGGCGGTGGCCAATCGGGTGCTGCGCGCGGCCTGCGTCGGCCACGTGGTGGTCGACCTGATCGGCGATGATCCGGCGCCTGCCGACCTGATGGCTTGGGTGGCCGGGCAACGCGACGCGGGCTGA
- a CDS encoding MMPL family transporter gives MLVRIAQLVTRYPRAILIAAAALAIACGAFGATAPAHLKSAGFTSPDADSSEVTRLLADNFDGAAPNYILLVSSDAGADAPVTRAVGTRLVDTLRARPDVRGVQSYWTAPPAVGSALRSTSGKEALVLAYLTGDDTEAQRTAGELTEQLAGSTDGITVRQSGIASVFHDVNKQITHDLAVAEGVAIPISLIVLVLVFGSVIAAGLPLAVGIFAILTTLAILRMCTLFTDVSIYALNMTTAMGLALAIDYSLFIVSRYREELANGLDPIPATIRAVRTAGRTVLYSALTVALSLSVLSIFDIYFLRSFAYAGVAVVAAAAAAAIVILPAALVLLGHRVNALDIRIPLRRMFGRSAPDPLHAQDPQQSLWYRTVTWVTRHSVPVAVLLVALFLALGSPFLSVKFGYPDDRVLPTSAPSRQVGDVLRAEFPAANSGNNTTIVLDGFHGGPEPIGAYATGLSRVDGVSAVLSSAGIYIKGARVAAGPPGMANATGEYLSVATRPDPFSPAGKAQLLELRDVPAPGPTLFGGAAAVNADALDSLTKRMVPAVILIALATFVVLFLFTGSVLLPLKALALNTLSLAAAFGAMVWIFQDGHLSELLGFTAVGYLTPTTPILMFCLAFGMSMDYEVFLLSRIREEWLATGRVVDGVVVRTAKDNVHALAVGIARTGRIYTAAALLMAIVMSAMVTSKVSFIQLMGLGLTLTVLADATLIRTMLAPALMKLMGTANWWAPKPLARLHARIGLREQSDPGPAEPVLAGRK, from the coding sequence ATGCTGGTCCGGATCGCACAGCTGGTCACTCGATATCCGCGCGCCATCCTGATCGCGGCGGCCGCGCTCGCGATCGCCTGCGGCGCGTTCGGCGCGACCGCGCCCGCGCACCTGAAGTCGGCGGGCTTCACCTCGCCCGACGCCGACTCCTCCGAGGTCACCCGCCTGCTCGCGGACAACTTCGACGGCGCCGCGCCGAACTACATCCTGCTGGTCAGCTCCGACGCGGGCGCCGACGCACCGGTCACCCGTGCGGTCGGCACCCGGCTGGTGGACACGCTGCGGGCCCGTCCCGATGTCAGAGGCGTGCAGTCGTATTGGACCGCGCCACCCGCGGTGGGCTCCGCGCTGCGCAGCACCAGCGGCAAGGAAGCGCTCGTGCTCGCCTACCTGACCGGCGACGACACCGAGGCCCAGCGCACCGCGGGCGAACTCACCGAACAACTCGCGGGCAGCACCGACGGCATCACGGTCCGGCAGAGCGGCATCGCGTCGGTCTTCCACGATGTGAACAAGCAGATCACCCACGACCTCGCCGTGGCGGAGGGGGTGGCGATCCCGATCTCGCTGATCGTGCTGGTGCTGGTGTTCGGCAGCGTGATCGCCGCCGGGCTGCCGCTGGCGGTCGGCATCTTCGCGATCCTCACCACCCTGGCCATCCTGCGGATGTGCACGCTGTTCACCGATGTCTCCATCTACGCGCTGAACATGACCACCGCGATGGGCCTGGCGTTGGCGATCGACTACAGCCTGTTCATCGTCAGCCGGTACCGCGAAGAACTCGCCAACGGCCTCGACCCGATCCCCGCCACCATCCGAGCGGTGCGGACCGCGGGCCGCACGGTGCTGTATTCCGCGCTGACCGTGGCGCTTTCGCTGTCCGTACTGAGCATCTTCGACATCTACTTCCTGCGCTCGTTCGCCTATGCCGGTGTCGCGGTGGTCGCCGCCGCCGCGGCCGCGGCCATCGTGATCCTGCCCGCCGCGCTCGTGCTGCTCGGCCATCGGGTGAACGCGCTGGACATTCGAATCCCGTTGCGCCGCATGTTCGGTCGGTCCGCACCCGACCCGCTGCACGCCCAAGACCCGCAACAGAGCCTGTGGTACCGCACGGTGACCTGGGTGACCCGGCATTCGGTGCCGGTGGCCGTGCTGCTGGTCGCACTGTTCCTCGCGCTCGGATCACCGTTCCTTTCGGTGAAATTCGGCTACCCCGACGACCGGGTGCTGCCGACCTCGGCACCGAGCCGTCAGGTCGGCGATGTGCTGCGGGCGGAATTCCCGGCGGCCAACTCCGGCAACAACACCACCATCGTATTGGACGGATTCCACGGCGGGCCAGAGCCGATCGGCGCGTACGCCACCGGCTTGTCGCGGGTGGACGGCGTCTCGGCGGTGCTGTCCAGTGCGGGCATCTACATCAAGGGCGCGCGCGTGGCAGCGGGCCCGCCCGGAATGGCCAACGCCACCGGCGAATACCTGAGCGTCGCGACCCGACCGGACCCGTTCTCCCCGGCGGGCAAGGCGCAGTTGCTCGAACTGCGTGACGTGCCCGCCCCCGGGCCGACCCTGTTCGGCGGCGCCGCCGCGGTGAACGCCGACGCGCTCGACTCGCTGACCAAACGGATGGTGCCCGCGGTCATCCTCATCGCGCTGGCCACCTTCGTCGTGCTGTTCCTGTTCACCGGTAGCGTGCTACTGCCGCTGAAAGCCCTTGCCCTGAATACGCTTTCGCTGGCCGCCGCGTTCGGCGCGATGGTCTGGATCTTCCAGGACGGGCATCTTTCGGAGCTACTCGGTTTCACCGCGGTGGGCTATCTGACGCCGACGACCCCGATTCTGATGTTCTGCCTCGCCTTCGGCATGTCGATGGACTACGAGGTGTTCCTGCTGTCCCGGATCCGGGAGGAGTGGCTGGCCACCGGCCGGGTCGTCGACGGCGTCGTCGTGCGCACCGCGAAGGACAACGTGCACGCGCTCGCGGTCGGCATCGCGCGCACCGGCCGGATCTACACGGCCGCAGCGCTTCTCATGGCCATCGTGATGAGCGCGATGGTCACCTCGAAGGTGTCGTTCATCCAGTTGATGGGCCTCGGCCTGACCTTGACCGTGCTCGCCGACGCCACCCTGATCCGCACCATGCTCGCGCCCGCGCTGATGAAGCTGATGGGCACCGCGAACTGGTGGGCGCCCAAGCCGCTGGCCCGGCTGCACGCCCGGATCGGCCTACGCGAGCAAAGCGATCCCGGCCCGGCCGAACCCGTGCTGGCCGGGCGCAAATGA
- a CDS encoding ammonium transporter, whose amino-acid sequence MPTPLDPAATAWLLVSTALVLLMTPALALFYGGMVRSTGVLNMLMMNFIAIPLVTVAWLLFGYSMVFSDDAGGGLIGDLDHFAMANIDPGTVHGAVPELLFATFQLTFAILTAALVSGAIADRAKFAAWMVFVPVWALAVYAPIAHWVWGPDGWLASFGALDYAGGLVVEIASGASALALALVLGPRVGFKIDAMRPHNLPFVLLGAGLLWFGWFGFNAGSALSANGIAAAVFLNTLVAGCLGMLGWLAVEQVRDGRPTTFGAASGVVAGLVAITPSCGSVNTLGALLVGLAAGVLCSFAVGWKFKAGYDDSLDVVGVHFVGGVVGTVLIGLLATQVMTGGVDGLFFGGGLAQLGKQLVGVLAVAAYAFLVSFALGKLIDRVMGFRVSKEDETAGIDFALHAETAYAEGVHGHAPRRFGEGGHFGHGNAGDRDH is encoded by the coding sequence GGTGCGCTCTACCGGCGTGCTCAACATGCTGATGATGAACTTCATCGCGATCCCGCTGGTCACCGTGGCCTGGCTGCTGTTCGGCTACAGCATGGTGTTCAGCGACGACGCGGGCGGCGGCCTGATCGGCGACCTGGACCACTTCGCGATGGCGAACATCGATCCGGGCACCGTGCACGGCGCGGTGCCGGAGCTGCTGTTCGCCACCTTCCAACTGACCTTCGCGATCCTGACCGCGGCACTGGTCAGCGGCGCGATCGCGGATCGGGCGAAGTTCGCCGCGTGGATGGTCTTCGTGCCGGTGTGGGCGCTGGCGGTGTACGCGCCGATCGCGCACTGGGTGTGGGGGCCCGACGGCTGGCTGGCCTCGTTCGGCGCGCTGGACTACGCGGGCGGGTTGGTCGTCGAAATCGCTTCCGGCGCTTCGGCACTCGCGCTCGCCCTGGTGCTCGGCCCGCGCGTCGGCTTCAAGATCGACGCGATGCGCCCGCACAACCTGCCCTTCGTCCTGCTCGGCGCCGGCCTGCTCTGGTTCGGCTGGTTCGGCTTCAACGCCGGGTCCGCGTTGTCCGCGAACGGGATTGCGGCAGCGGTCTTCTTGAACACGCTGGTGGCCGGCTGCCTGGGCATGCTCGGCTGGCTCGCGGTCGAGCAGGTGCGCGACGGCAGGCCGACGACCTTCGGCGCGGCCTCCGGCGTGGTGGCAGGCCTGGTCGCGATCACCCCGTCCTGCGGGTCGGTGAACACGCTCGGCGCGTTGCTCGTCGGGCTCGCGGCGGGCGTGCTGTGCTCGTTCGCGGTCGGCTGGAAATTCAAGGCGGGCTATGACGATTCGCTCGACGTGGTGGGCGTGCACTTCGTCGGCGGCGTCGTGGGCACGGTGCTGATCGGCCTGCTCGCCACCCAGGTGATGACCGGCGGCGTCGACGGGCTCTTCTTTGGCGGCGGCCTCGCCCAGCTCGGCAAGCAACTGGTCGGCGTGCTCGCGGTCGCGGCCTACGCCTTCCTGGTGAGCTTCGCGCTCGGCAAGCTGATCGACCGGGTCATGGGCTTCCGGGTGAGCAAAGAGGACGAGACGGCGGGCATCGACTTCGCGCTGCACGCCGAGACCGCCTACGCCGAGGGCGTGCACGGTCACGCGCCGCGCCGGTTCGGCGAGGGTGGCCACTTCGGCCACGGCAACGCGGGTGACCGGGATCACTGA